TAACTGAATACTAAGCCTAACTGAATACTAAGTATGGTATACCAAGCTTTATTTTTATAAAAGTACATAAAGTTGTATACCTGTAATACTACTATTCTTCAGCGTACCTCAATTTGCTGGTGTTAAAACCAGCAAATTGCTTGATTGCAAAGCAACTGCAGTGAAAGTTTATAGAATCAGATGCCAGTCGTAGATAAATTTGTTAGGCTTCACTAGCTTACTTCTTCGAGGTTTTTTATGGATGCTTTGACGTTACTGACCACCCGCTATTCTTTACCACGCTTAACTGAGCCCGCGCCAATGGGCGAAGCTTTAGATAATATTAAACGTGCTGCTTTACAAGCTCCTGATCATGGCAATTTGCGACCATGGCGTTTTATTATTGCTGAAGGCCGTGAGGCATTGCTTAAACTAGGCGATATATTTGTGGAAGCGGCTGTAGATGATAATCCTACTATGGCCACAGAGTTATTAGAGCGAGCACGTCAGCTGCCTTTAAGAGCACCTATGGTAATTGTGTGTATTGCTAAAGTGACTGAACATCCGAAAATTCCGGTGTTAGAACAGCACTATTCGGCAGCTTGTGCGGTAATGGCGATGCAACAGGCCGCTTTTGCTCAAGGATTTGGTGGTATTTGGCGCACCGGTACTTATTCTCAGCTCGATATGGTTAAACAAGCTTTAGCGCTGGGTGAAGATGATGAGATAGTCGGCTTTTTATATTTAGGCACACCTAGTGCTGAGCCGGCAAAACGTCACCCCGTTGAGATTGATGATCACTTTAGTTATTTATAAGAACTTGTTGGTAATAAATCTGCCGTCATAAAAAAAGCGCTGTGAGCAATTGCTGACAGCGCTTTTTTATATATTGAGATTTTAGTTAGGCTGTAAAAAACAGCCCATAATTAAAAATCGGCATGACCTGGTGAGCGTGGGAACGCAATCACGTCACGAATATTACTGACACCCGTAACGTAAGAGACTAAACGCTCGAAACCTAAGCCAAAGCCCGCATGTGGCACGGTACCATAGCGACGTAAATCACGATACCAGCCATAATCTTCTTTATCTAAGCCCATATCAGCTAAACGCTTATCAAACTCTTCTAAACGCTCTTCACGTTGACTACCACCGATAATTTCGCCAATACCAGGCGCAAGCACGTCCATAGCAGCAACGGTTTTACCATCTTCATTTAAACGCATATAAAAGGCTTTAATGTCTTTAGGGTAGTTTTGCATAATGATAGGCGCGCCAACGTGCTCTTCAGCTAAATAACGTTCGTGCTCAGATTGTAAATCTACACCCCATTCCACAGGGTAGGTAAATTTCTTGCCGCAATTTTTTAAGATTTCAATAGCGTCGGTGTAATCCATTCGTACAAAGCTAGAATCAACTAATTGCTGTAAACGCGTAATAGCGGTTTTATCAATGCGCTCGGCAAAGAATGCCATATCATCAGCGCGTTCGGTTAATACCGCTTTACAGACATATTTCAACATGTCTTCTGCTAATTGCGCAATGTCTTTTAACTCAGCAAAAGCCAGTTCAGGTTCAATCATCCAAAACTCAGCTAAATGGCGGCTAGTATTGGAGTTCTCGGCACGGAACGTTGGGCCAAAAGTATAAATTTTTGACATAGCACAGGCATAGGTTTCGCCATTAAGCTGGCCTGAAACGGTTAAAAACGTTTCTTTACCAAAGAAGTCCTGGTTGTAATCAACGACGCCTTTATCTGTACGCGGTAGGTTTTCCATGTCTAAGGTGCTAACACGGAACATTTCACCGGCACCTTCGGCATCAGAGCCAGTAATGATGGGCGTGCTGATCCAGTAATAACCTTGCTCATGAAAAAAGCGATGCACCGCTTGAGCCAAACAATGACGAACGCGAGTTACTGCACCCATAATATTAGTGCGTGGCCGTAAGTGGGCATACTCACGTAAATATTCCATGCTATGGCGCTTAGCGGCCATTGGATAAGTATCTGGATTTTCAACCCAACCGACAACTTCCACCGCACTGGCTTGCACTTCAAATGCTTGACCTTGGCCTTCTGACTCGACAATGATGCCAGTTGCTATTACAGAACAGCCAGTCGTTAGGTGTTTAATCTCTGCAGCATAATTAGGTAGTTCGGCGGGTATAACCGCTTGAATAGCATCAAAACAGCTACCATCATGAATGGCTAAAAAAGAAATGCCAGCTTTAGAATCGCGGCGTGTGCGGATCCAGCCTTTAACGGTGACTTGCTCACCTGCGGCATAGCGGCCTGCTAAAACATCTTTAATCACGGCGTGGGTCATGCAACAAACTCCAAAAGGTGTAAACTTAGCTAATAAAAGGAAAGCGGTAATGATACTAAGCCATGCGCTGAACACAAGTAAAACTTGAAAAAGGATAGCAAAATTGGAACTACACACATTAGCCAAAAAGCAATCAGATAGGCGGTCTGGACCAGATTTAGTTTGTCGGTTATTTACTTTATTGGCTATAGCCGGTTGGTTATTGTTTGTGGTGTGTTTAGTGATTACCCATTATGCTAGCCCAGAAATGGATTCTGGCTTAGTGCGTTATTGGCATATTGATATTCGTACTTACTGGCGGCCCACATTAACCGCTTGGTTAGAATGGCTACTGTGGGGCTGTGTGCTATTAAGCGGTATTAGTTTTGTGCTGCATTGGTTTCGTTTAAAACGGCGCAGCGATCATCTACATTTAAATATTGTATTACTGTTTGTCACCAGTGTTGGCTTTTTACTGTATATCGCTCGGCAATAGCTGCTCGTTGCTCAGTATTTAGTGCTCAGTAATAACCGTATACATAGCGGCGGTAAGTTGACTTAACTGCGCGGCGCTAATAATAAACGGCGGCATCACATAAATTAAGTTATTAAAAGGCCGGATCCAAACCCCTAATTCAACAAAGCGTTGCTGTAATTTGGCCACGTCTACTTTTTCTGCCATTTCTAGTACGCCAATAGCGCCTAATACTCTAACATCTTTTACGCCAGCAACGCCTTGACATGGCGCTAACTCACGTTTTAATTGCTGCTCTATCGCAGCTACTTGTTGTTGCCATTTACCCGTAGCAATAATGTCTAAACTGGCCGTCGCGACAGCACAGGCTAAAGGGTTGGCCATAAAAGTCGGGCCGTGCATTAAGCCTTTGGCATCACTTAAACTAATACCGTTAGCGACTTCATCACTGCATAAAGTGGCTGCCAACGTGATATAGCCACCGCTTAATGCTTTGCCCACACACATTATATCCGGTTGTATTTGCGCATGCTCACAGGCAAATAATTTTCCAGTTCGGCCAAAGCCAGTGGCAATTTCATCACAAATTAATAGCACGTCATATTTGTCACATAAGGCTCGGGCGGCTTTTAAGTACTCTGGATGATAAAAACGCATGCCGCCATAACCTTGCACAATGGGCTCTACAATTAATGCCGCTATTTGCGTGTGCTGCTCTTGCAGTAACTGCTGTAACGGCAACATAGCACTCGGGTCAAAGCGGTTAAAACATTCGGAGGCAATGTCCGATTCTGTTTTAAGTTCTGGCGCGGGTAAAAAGTAATGCTGGGCTAACACATCATTAAACATGCCGTGCATGCCATCCACTGGGTCACATACCGCCATCGCGGCAAAAGTATCACCATGATAGCCCTTACGCAGGCTGATTAACTTTTGCTTGCTAGACTTTGTGGCAATACCTTGCCAGTACTGCAGCGCCATTTTTATTGCCACTTCAACGGCAATTGAACCACTATCGGCTAAAAACACTTTGGTTAAATTATTTGGCACCATCGCCAATAACCGTTGGCATAAATTAATAGCACTGGGATGGGTTATGCCACCAAACATGACATGAGCCATTTTACTCAGTTGCTCGGTCACCGCTGCATTAAGCAACGGGTGATTATAGCCATGCACTGCTGACCACCATGATGCTGTGCCATCAATTAATTTTTGACCATTCTCTAGCTCTAACTCACAGCCATGTGCCGCGACAACAGGATAAACAGGCAGGGGATCTAGCATTGAAGTATAAGGATGCCAGATGTGGTCACGATCAAATTGTAAATTTATGCTCATTAAATAACCTGTAGTAAAGTTTTATGGCTGCAGCAGATTGACAACTTTGTGTCGGGCGCTAGACTAGCGAAAAACAATCATAACCTCAATCTTAATAGGGATTTTTATGTCAGCTGCCGTGCGCCATAATTGGACACTTGAGCAAGTAAATGCGCTTTATGCTTTGCCATTTAACGATTTACTTTTTCAAGCTCAAACTGTCCACCGTCAACATTTCACACCGAATGAAGTGCAAATAAGCACCTTGTTATCGATTAAAACCGGTGCTTGCGCAGAGGATTGCAAATATTGTCCGCAAAGTGGTCATTATAATACCGGTTTAGAGCGTGAGCGCTTAATCGAAGTAGAAAAAGTATTGCAGCAAGCCCATGCGGCTAAAGCGCAAGGGGCGACTCGGTTTTGTATGGGCGCAGCGTGGACTAATCCTAAACAGCGCGATATGCCATACATTATTGAAATGGTACGCGGTGTTAAAGAGTTAGGTTTAGAAACCTGTATGACCTTAGGCATGCTAACCAATGATCAAGCAGATACGTTGGCGGATGCTGGTTTAGATTTTTATAACCATAACTTAGATACCTCGCCAGAGTTTTACGGTGAGATTATTACTACGCGTACTTATCAAGATCGTTTAGATACCTTATCGCATGTGCGTAATGCCGGCATGAAAGTATGCTGCGGCGGTATTTTAGGCATGGGCGAAACCGCGAATGATCGCTCAGCTTTATTAATGCAATTGGCTAATTTGCCTGAGCACCCGCAAAGTGTGCCTATTAATATGCTAGTAAAAGTGGCTGGTACTCCGCTAGAAAATGTTGACGATTTAGATGCGTTTGAGTTTATTCGTACCATAGCGGTAGCCCGCATTATGTTACCGCTTAGCCATGTCCGTTTATCAGCCGGTCGCTCGCGGATGAATGAGCAAATGCAAGCACTATGCTTTTTTGCTGGTGCTAACTCGATATTTTATGGCGATAAGCTTCTGACCACAGATAATCCTGAGGCTGATGCTGATATGTTGTTATTTAAAAAATTGGGTATTAACCCTGAACGTCGGCACGATGTGTCAGACGAAGCGCATTCGTTAGCATTAGCCGATGCGATTACGCAGCAAAATACTACGCCGCTTTTTCATGAAGCGAGATAGTTCATGCCGCGAAATAACTCATGTTATTAAAAGCATTAAAAAGAATCGCTAATGAAACTTGAGCAATTACAGCAAGCATTAATGCAACGTGAAGCGCAGCAGCTTAAGCGCTCGCCTGTTGTATTGCAGCAATATAAA
The sequence above is drawn from the Rheinheimera salexigens genome and encodes:
- the bioA gene encoding adenosylmethionine--8-amino-7-oxononanoate transaminase, coding for MSINLQFDRDHIWHPYTSMLDPLPVYPVVAAHGCELELENGQKLIDGTASWWSAVHGYNHPLLNAAVTEQLSKMAHVMFGGITHPSAINLCQRLLAMVPNNLTKVFLADSGSIAVEVAIKMALQYWQGIATKSSKQKLISLRKGYHGDTFAAMAVCDPVDGMHGMFNDVLAQHYFLPAPELKTESDIASECFNRFDPSAMLPLQQLLQEQHTQIAALIVEPIVQGYGGMRFYHPEYLKAARALCDKYDVLLICDEIATGFGRTGKLFACEHAQIQPDIMCVGKALSGGYITLAATLCSDEVANGISLSDAKGLMHGPTFMANPLACAVATASLDIIATGKWQQQVAAIEQQLKRELAPCQGVAGVKDVRVLGAIGVLEMAEKVDVAKLQQRFVELGVWIRPFNNLIYVMPPFIISAAQLSQLTAAMYTVITEH
- a CDS encoding NAD(P)H nitroreductase, whose amino-acid sequence is MDALTLLTTRYSLPRLTEPAPMGEALDNIKRAALQAPDHGNLRPWRFIIAEGREALLKLGDIFVEAAVDDNPTMATELLERARQLPLRAPMVIVCIAKVTEHPKIPVLEQHYSAACAVMAMQQAAFAQGFGGIWRTGTYSQLDMVKQALALGEDDEIVGFLYLGTPSAEPAKRHPVEIDDHFSYL
- the asnS gene encoding asparagine--tRNA ligase, whose product is MTHAVIKDVLAGRYAAGEQVTVKGWIRTRRDSKAGISFLAIHDGSCFDAIQAVIPAELPNYAAEIKHLTTGCSVIATGIIVESEGQGQAFEVQASAVEVVGWVENPDTYPMAAKRHSMEYLREYAHLRPRTNIMGAVTRVRHCLAQAVHRFFHEQGYYWISTPIITGSDAEGAGEMFRVSTLDMENLPRTDKGVVDYNQDFFGKETFLTVSGQLNGETYACAMSKIYTFGPTFRAENSNTSRHLAEFWMIEPELAFAELKDIAQLAEDMLKYVCKAVLTERADDMAFFAERIDKTAITRLQQLVDSSFVRMDYTDAIEILKNCGKKFTYPVEWGVDLQSEHERYLAEEHVGAPIIMQNYPKDIKAFYMRLNEDGKTVAAMDVLAPGIGEIIGGSQREERLEEFDKRLADMGLDKEDYGWYRDLRRYGTVPHAGFGLGFERLVSYVTGVSNIRDVIAFPRSPGHADF
- the bioB gene encoding biotin synthase BioB → MSAAVRHNWTLEQVNALYALPFNDLLFQAQTVHRQHFTPNEVQISTLLSIKTGACAEDCKYCPQSGHYNTGLERERLIEVEKVLQQAHAAKAQGATRFCMGAAWTNPKQRDMPYIIEMVRGVKELGLETCMTLGMLTNDQADTLADAGLDFYNHNLDTSPEFYGEIITTRTYQDRLDTLSHVRNAGMKVCCGGILGMGETANDRSALLMQLANLPEHPQSVPINMLVKVAGTPLENVDDLDAFEFIRTIAVARIMLPLSHVRLSAGRSRMNEQMQALCFFAGANSIFYGDKLLTTDNPEADADMLLFKKLGINPERRHDVSDEAHSLALADAITQQNTTPLFHEAR